The following coding sequences lie in one Pseudorca crassidens isolate mPseCra1 chromosome 2, mPseCra1.hap1, whole genome shotgun sequence genomic window:
- the PINK1 gene encoding serine/threonine-protein kinase PINK1, mitochondrial isoform X3 — protein MAVRQALGRGLQLGRALLLRFTAKPGPTYGWGRPERPGPAAGWGRGERPGQAAGPGAEPRRLGLGLPGRYRFFRQSVAGLAARLQRQFVGRPRGGAGPCGRAVFLAFGLGLGLIEEKQAEGRRAASACEEIQAVFTQKNKLLPDPLDARRWQGFRLEEYLIGKSIGKGCSAAVYEATMPVLPQNQQVAGSIGLLPGRGQEIIPRGEEEQAPLAPAFPLAIKMMWNISAGSSSEAIFSTMSQELVPASRVALAGEYGAVAHSYSCTLRQYLHGNSPSPRLATVMTLQLLEGVAHLVQQGVAHRDLKSDNVLVEPDADGCPWLVITDFGCCLADERVGLQLPFTSWYVDRGGNGCLMAPEVSTACPGPRAVIDYSKADAWAVGALAYEIFGLPNPFYGQGRARLESRSYQEAQLPALPESVPPEARQLVRSLLQRDASKRPSARVAANLLHLSLWGERTLALKDLKPDKMIGWLLQQSAATLLANRLAEKNCVETRMKMLFLANLEYEALSQAALLLCSWRAAL, from the exons ATGGCGGTGCGACAGGCGCTGGGCCGGGGCCTGCAGCTGGGCCGAGCGCTGCTACTGCGCTTCACGGCCAAGCCTGGCCCGACCTACGGCTGGGGGCGACCGGAGCGGCCGGGCCCCGCGGCGGGCTGGGGTCGCGGGGAGCGCCCGGGCCAGGCCGCGGGACCCGGCGCGGAGCCGCGCAGGCTCGGGCTCGGGCTTCCCGGCCGCTACCGCTTCTTCCGCCAGTCGGTGGCCGGGCTGGCGGCGCGGCTCCAGAGGCAGTTCGTGGGGCGGCCCCGGGGCGGCGCGGGCCCTTGCGGCCGGGCCGTCTTTCTGGCCTTCGGGCTGGGTCTGGGTCTCATAGAGGAGAAGCAAGCGGAGGGCCGTCGGGCGGCCTCGGCCTGTGAGGAGATCCAG GCAGTTTTCACCCAGAAAAACAAGCTGCTCCCTGACCCATTGGACGCTAGACGCTGGCAGGGTTTCCGGCTGGAGGAGTATCTGATCGGGAAGTCCATTGGCAAGGGCTGCAGTGCCGCTGTCTATGAGGCCACCATGCCTGTGTTGCCCCAGAACCAGCAGGTGGCAGGGAGTATCGGGCTTCTTCCAGGGAGAGGACAAGAGATCATTCCACGAGGAGAAGAGGAGCAAGCCCCACTGGCCCCTGCCTTTCCCTTGGCCATCAAGATGATGTGGAACATCTCG GCGGGCTCATCCAGCGAAGCCATCTTTAGCACAATGAGCCAGGAGCTCGTCCCAGCCAGTCGAGTGGCCTTGGCCGGGGAGTATGGAGCAGTCGCTCACAG CTACTCCTGTACCCTGCGCCAGTATCTTCATGGGAACAGCCCGAGCCCCCGCCTGGCCACCGTGATGACTCTGCAGCTCCTGGAAGGGGTGGCTCACCTGGTGCAGCAGGGCGTCGCACACAGAGACCTGAAATCCGACAACGTCCTTGTGGAGCCAGACGCAG ACGGCTGCCCCTGGTTGGTGATCACAGACTTCGGCTGCTGCCTGGCTGATGAGCGTGTCGGCCTGCAGTTGCCTTTCACCAGTTGGTATGTGGACCGTGGTGGAAACGGCTGCCTGATGGCCCCTGAG GTGTCCACAGCCTGCCCTGGCCCCCGGGCAGTGATCGACTACAGCAAGGCTGATGCCTGGGCGGTGGGAGCGCTCGCCTACGAAATCTTCGGGCTCCCCAATCCCTTTTACGGCCAGGGCAGGGCCCGCCTTGAAAGCCGCAGTTACCAAGAAGCTCAGCTGCCAGCACTGCCCGAGTCGGTGCCTCCGGAGGCGAGACAGCTGGTGAGGTCGCTGCTCCAGCGAGACGCCAGCAAG AGGCCATCTGCCCGAGTCGCTGCTAACCTGCTTCATTTAAGCCTCTGGGGTGAACGTACTCTAGCCCTGAAGGACCTGAAACCAGACAAGATGATTGGCTGGCTCCTCCAACAGTCAGCCGCCACTCTGCTGGCCAACAGGCTTGCAGAGAAGAACTGTGTGGAAACAAGAATGAAGATGTTATTCCTGGCCAACCTGGAGTATGAAGCGCTGAGTCAGGcagccctcctcctctgctcGTGGAGAGCGGCGCTGTGA
- the PINK1 gene encoding serine/threonine-protein kinase PINK1, mitochondrial isoform X2, whose translation MAVRQALGRGLQLGRALLLRFTAKPGPTYGWGRPERPGPAAGWGRGERPGQAAGPGAEPRRLGLGLPGRYRFFRQSVAGLAARLQRQFVGRPRGGAGPCGRAVFLAFGLGLGLIEEKQAEGRRAASACEEIQAVFTQKNKLLPDPLDARRWQGFRLEEYLIGKSIGKGCSAAVYEATMPVLPQNQQVAGSIGLLPGRGQEIIPRGEEEQAPLAPAFPLAIKMMWNISAGSSSEAIFSTMSQELVPASRVALAGEYGAVAHRSKGGPKQLAAHPNVIRVFRAFTSSVPLLPGALLDYPDVLPPRLHPEGLGHGRTLFLVMKNYSCTLRQYLHGNSPSPRLATVMTLQLLEGVAHLVQQGVAHRDLKSDNVLVEPDADGCPWLVITDFGCCLADERVGLQLPFTSWYVDRGGNGCLMAPEVSTACPGPRAVIDYSKADAWAVGALAYEIFGLPNPFYGQGRARLESRSYQEAQLPALPESVPPEARQLVRSLLQRDASKRPSARVAANLLHLSLWGERTLALKDLKPDKMIGWLLQQSAATLLANRLAEKNCVETRMKMLFLANLEYEALSQAALLLCSWRAAL comes from the exons ATGGCGGTGCGACAGGCGCTGGGCCGGGGCCTGCAGCTGGGCCGAGCGCTGCTACTGCGCTTCACGGCCAAGCCTGGCCCGACCTACGGCTGGGGGCGACCGGAGCGGCCGGGCCCCGCGGCGGGCTGGGGTCGCGGGGAGCGCCCGGGCCAGGCCGCGGGACCCGGCGCGGAGCCGCGCAGGCTCGGGCTCGGGCTTCCCGGCCGCTACCGCTTCTTCCGCCAGTCGGTGGCCGGGCTGGCGGCGCGGCTCCAGAGGCAGTTCGTGGGGCGGCCCCGGGGCGGCGCGGGCCCTTGCGGCCGGGCCGTCTTTCTGGCCTTCGGGCTGGGTCTGGGTCTCATAGAGGAGAAGCAAGCGGAGGGCCGTCGGGCGGCCTCGGCCTGTGAGGAGATCCAG GCAGTTTTCACCCAGAAAAACAAGCTGCTCCCTGACCCATTGGACGCTAGACGCTGGCAGGGTTTCCGGCTGGAGGAGTATCTGATCGGGAAGTCCATTGGCAAGGGCTGCAGTGCCGCTGTCTATGAGGCCACCATGCCTGTGTTGCCCCAGAACCAGCAGGTGGCAGGGAGTATCGGGCTTCTTCCAGGGAGAGGACAAGAGATCATTCCACGAGGAGAAGAGGAGCAAGCCCCACTGGCCCCTGCCTTTCCCTTGGCCATCAAGATGATGTGGAACATCTCG GCGGGCTCATCCAGCGAAGCCATCTTTAGCACAATGAGCCAGGAGCTCGTCCCAGCCAGTCGAGTGGCCTTGGCCGGGGAGTATGGAGCAGTCGCTCACAG ATCCAAGGGGGGTCCCAAGCAACTGGCCGCACACCCCAACGTCATCCGCGTCTTCCGCGCCTTCACGTCGTCTGTGCCACTGCTGCCAGGGGCCCTGCTCGACTACCCTGACGTGCTGCCCCCGCGCCTTCACCCCGAAGGCCTGGGCCACGGGCGGACACTCTTCCTTGTGATGAAGAA CTACTCCTGTACCCTGCGCCAGTATCTTCATGGGAACAGCCCGAGCCCCCGCCTGGCCACCGTGATGACTCTGCAGCTCCTGGAAGGGGTGGCTCACCTGGTGCAGCAGGGCGTCGCACACAGAGACCTGAAATCCGACAACGTCCTTGTGGAGCCAGACGCAG ACGGCTGCCCCTGGTTGGTGATCACAGACTTCGGCTGCTGCCTGGCTGATGAGCGTGTCGGCCTGCAGTTGCCTTTCACCAGTTGGTATGTGGACCGTGGTGGAAACGGCTGCCTGATGGCCCCTGAG GTGTCCACAGCCTGCCCTGGCCCCCGGGCAGTGATCGACTACAGCAAGGCTGATGCCTGGGCGGTGGGAGCGCTCGCCTACGAAATCTTCGGGCTCCCCAATCCCTTTTACGGCCAGGGCAGGGCCCGCCTTGAAAGCCGCAGTTACCAAGAAGCTCAGCTGCCAGCACTGCCCGAGTCGGTGCCTCCGGAGGCGAGACAGCTGGTGAGGTCGCTGCTCCAGCGAGACGCCAGCAAG AGGCCATCTGCCCGAGTCGCTGCTAACCTGCTTCATTTAAGCCTCTGGGGTGAACGTACTCTAGCCCTGAAGGACCTGAAACCAGACAAGATGATTGGCTGGCTCCTCCAACAGTCAGCCGCCACTCTGCTGGCCAACAGGCTTGCAGAGAAGAACTGTGTGGAAACAAGAATGAAGATGTTATTCCTGGCCAACCTGGAGTATGAAGCGCTGAGTCAGGcagccctcctcctctgctcGTGGAGAGCGGCGCTGTGA
- the PINK1 gene encoding serine/threonine-protein kinase PINK1, mitochondrial isoform X1 produces the protein MAVRQALGRGLQLGRALLLRFTAKPGPTYGWGRPERPGPAAGWGRGERPGQAAGPGAEPRRLGLGLPGRYRFFRQSVAGLAARLQRQFVGRPRGGAGPCGRAVFLAFGLGLGLIEEKQAEGRRAASACEEIQAVFTQKNKLLPDPLDARRWQGFRLEEYLIGKSIGKGCSAAVYEATMPVLPQNQQVAGSIGLLPGRGQEIIPRGEEEQAPLAPAFPLAIKMMWNISAGSSSEAIFSTMSQELVPASRVALAGEYGAVAHRRSKGGPKQLAAHPNVIRVFRAFTSSVPLLPGALLDYPDVLPPRLHPEGLGHGRTLFLVMKNYSCTLRQYLHGNSPSPRLATVMTLQLLEGVAHLVQQGVAHRDLKSDNVLVEPDADGCPWLVITDFGCCLADERVGLQLPFTSWYVDRGGNGCLMAPEVSTACPGPRAVIDYSKADAWAVGALAYEIFGLPNPFYGQGRARLESRSYQEAQLPALPESVPPEARQLVRSLLQRDASKRPSARVAANLLHLSLWGERTLALKDLKPDKMIGWLLQQSAATLLANRLAEKNCVETRMKMLFLANLEYEALSQAALLLCSWRAAL, from the exons ATGGCGGTGCGACAGGCGCTGGGCCGGGGCCTGCAGCTGGGCCGAGCGCTGCTACTGCGCTTCACGGCCAAGCCTGGCCCGACCTACGGCTGGGGGCGACCGGAGCGGCCGGGCCCCGCGGCGGGCTGGGGTCGCGGGGAGCGCCCGGGCCAGGCCGCGGGACCCGGCGCGGAGCCGCGCAGGCTCGGGCTCGGGCTTCCCGGCCGCTACCGCTTCTTCCGCCAGTCGGTGGCCGGGCTGGCGGCGCGGCTCCAGAGGCAGTTCGTGGGGCGGCCCCGGGGCGGCGCGGGCCCTTGCGGCCGGGCCGTCTTTCTGGCCTTCGGGCTGGGTCTGGGTCTCATAGAGGAGAAGCAAGCGGAGGGCCGTCGGGCGGCCTCGGCCTGTGAGGAGATCCAG GCAGTTTTCACCCAGAAAAACAAGCTGCTCCCTGACCCATTGGACGCTAGACGCTGGCAGGGTTTCCGGCTGGAGGAGTATCTGATCGGGAAGTCCATTGGCAAGGGCTGCAGTGCCGCTGTCTATGAGGCCACCATGCCTGTGTTGCCCCAGAACCAGCAGGTGGCAGGGAGTATCGGGCTTCTTCCAGGGAGAGGACAAGAGATCATTCCACGAGGAGAAGAGGAGCAAGCCCCACTGGCCCCTGCCTTTCCCTTGGCCATCAAGATGATGTGGAACATCTCG GCGGGCTCATCCAGCGAAGCCATCTTTAGCACAATGAGCCAGGAGCTCGTCCCAGCCAGTCGAGTGGCCTTGGCCGGGGAGTATGGAGCAGTCGCTCACAG AAGATCCAAGGGGGGTCCCAAGCAACTGGCCGCACACCCCAACGTCATCCGCGTCTTCCGCGCCTTCACGTCGTCTGTGCCACTGCTGCCAGGGGCCCTGCTCGACTACCCTGACGTGCTGCCCCCGCGCCTTCACCCCGAAGGCCTGGGCCACGGGCGGACACTCTTCCTTGTGATGAAGAA CTACTCCTGTACCCTGCGCCAGTATCTTCATGGGAACAGCCCGAGCCCCCGCCTGGCCACCGTGATGACTCTGCAGCTCCTGGAAGGGGTGGCTCACCTGGTGCAGCAGGGCGTCGCACACAGAGACCTGAAATCCGACAACGTCCTTGTGGAGCCAGACGCAG ACGGCTGCCCCTGGTTGGTGATCACAGACTTCGGCTGCTGCCTGGCTGATGAGCGTGTCGGCCTGCAGTTGCCTTTCACCAGTTGGTATGTGGACCGTGGTGGAAACGGCTGCCTGATGGCCCCTGAG GTGTCCACAGCCTGCCCTGGCCCCCGGGCAGTGATCGACTACAGCAAGGCTGATGCCTGGGCGGTGGGAGCGCTCGCCTACGAAATCTTCGGGCTCCCCAATCCCTTTTACGGCCAGGGCAGGGCCCGCCTTGAAAGCCGCAGTTACCAAGAAGCTCAGCTGCCAGCACTGCCCGAGTCGGTGCCTCCGGAGGCGAGACAGCTGGTGAGGTCGCTGCTCCAGCGAGACGCCAGCAAG AGGCCATCTGCCCGAGTCGCTGCTAACCTGCTTCATTTAAGCCTCTGGGGTGAACGTACTCTAGCCCTGAAGGACCTGAAACCAGACAAGATGATTGGCTGGCTCCTCCAACAGTCAGCCGCCACTCTGCTGGCCAACAGGCTTGCAGAGAAGAACTGTGTGGAAACAAGAATGAAGATGTTATTCCTGGCCAACCTGGAGTATGAAGCGCTGAGTCAGGcagccctcctcctctgctcGTGGAGAGCGGCGCTGTGA